In the genome of Muntiacus reevesi chromosome 5, mMunRee1.1, whole genome shotgun sequence, one region contains:
- the TMEM126A gene encoding transmembrane protein 126A isoform X1, with the protein MEQRNLRLKMKNHEPDGTIIKENLIDIIARKINQLPEAERNLLENGSAYVGLNAALCGLIANSLFRRILHVTQARIAAGLPMAVIPFLTANVSYKGFVSLPLNTGDLHCETCTITRGGLVGLVFGGLYPVFLAIPVNGGLAARYNSALLPEKGNILNYWIRISKPVFRKMLFPILLQTGFAAYLGSRQYKLLIKALQLPEPGLEIE; encoded by the exons ATGGAGCAAAGGAATCTCAG GCTCAAGATGAAAAATCATGAACCAGATGGTACTATCATCAAGGAGAACTTAATTGATATCATAGCCCGAAAAATTAACCAACTCCCAGAAGCAGAAAG GAATCTGCTTGAAAATGGATCAGCATATGTTGGACTTAATGCTGCTCTCTGTGGCCTAATAGCAAATAGTCTTTTTCGACGCATCTTACATGTGACACAGGCTCGTATAGCTGCTGGCTTACCAATGGCAGTGATCCCATTTTTGACAGCAAATGTATCTTATAAAGGTTTTGTAAGTTTACCTTTGAATACAG GTGATCTGCACTGTGAAACCTGCACAATAACACGAGGTGGATTGGTTGGTCTTGTTTTCGGTGGCCTGTACCCTGTTTTTTTGGCTATCCCTGTGAATGGTGGCCTAGCAGCTAG GTATAATTCAGCCCTGCTACCAGAGAAAGGAAACATCTTAAATTACTGGATTAGGATTTCTAAACCTGTCTTTAGAAAGATGTTATTTCCCATTTTGCTCCAGACTGGGTTTGCTGCATACCTTGGGTCTAGACAATATAAGCTACTTATAAAGGCTCTTCAGTTACCAGAACCTGGCCTAGAAATTGAGTGA
- the TMEM126A gene encoding transmembrane protein 126A isoform X2 — MKNHEPDGTIIKENLIDIIARKINQLPEAERNLLENGSAYVGLNAALCGLIANSLFRRILHVTQARIAAGLPMAVIPFLTANVSYKGFVSLPLNTGDLHCETCTITRGGLVGLVFGGLYPVFLAIPVNGGLAARYNSALLPEKGNILNYWIRISKPVFRKMLFPILLQTGFAAYLGSRQYKLLIKALQLPEPGLEIE; from the exons ATGAAAAATCATGAACCAGATGGTACTATCATCAAGGAGAACTTAATTGATATCATAGCCCGAAAAATTAACCAACTCCCAGAAGCAGAAAG GAATCTGCTTGAAAATGGATCAGCATATGTTGGACTTAATGCTGCTCTCTGTGGCCTAATAGCAAATAGTCTTTTTCGACGCATCTTACATGTGACACAGGCTCGTATAGCTGCTGGCTTACCAATGGCAGTGATCCCATTTTTGACAGCAAATGTATCTTATAAAGGTTTTGTAAGTTTACCTTTGAATACAG GTGATCTGCACTGTGAAACCTGCACAATAACACGAGGTGGATTGGTTGGTCTTGTTTTCGGTGGCCTGTACCCTGTTTTTTTGGCTATCCCTGTGAATGGTGGCCTAGCAGCTAG GTATAATTCAGCCCTGCTACCAGAGAAAGGAAACATCTTAAATTACTGGATTAGGATTTCTAAACCTGTCTTTAGAAAGATGTTATTTCCCATTTTGCTCCAGACTGGGTTTGCTGCATACCTTGGGTCTAGACAATATAAGCTACTTATAAAGGCTCTTCAGTTACCAGAACCTGGCCTAGAAATTGAGTGA